In Hallerella succinigenes, the following are encoded in one genomic region:
- a CDS encoding dihydroneopterin aldolase, whose product MKTGKITVQDLGFETILGALSFERETPQPVTLSFSLWLDFEPIAASDDLNDTVNYADLSNELVKFIQDSKFQLVETLVLRTAEKIFEKSPKVSAAWVRIQKTEAIPGAKGSVAEIQLERS is encoded by the coding sequence ATGAAGACCGGTAAAATTACGGTTCAAGATTTGGGCTTTGAGACGATTCTCGGGGCCCTTTCTTTTGAGCGCGAAACACCGCAACCGGTGACGCTCAGCTTTTCCCTTTGGTTGGACTTCGAACCGATTGCGGCATCTGACGATTTAAACGACACGGTCAACTATGCCGATTTGTCCAACGAACTGGTGAAATTTATTCAAGATTCCAAATTTCAGCTGGTCGAAACTTTAGTTCTGCGTACTGCCGAAAAGATCTTTGAAAAGTCCCCGAAGGTTTCTGCCGCCTGGGTCCGTATCCAGAAGACGGAAGCGATCCCGGGAGCCAAAGGCTCTGTGGCAGAGATCCAGCTCGAACGTTCCTAA